One Oharaeibacter diazotrophicus DNA window includes the following coding sequences:
- a CDS encoding OpgC family protein — translation MSSKPTSSRDNGIDVLRGFALLSIFVNHIPNNVLEPFTHKNFGLSDSAELFVLLAGVAAAFAYFRGFAAGRPLLAVGRTLKRAGTLYVAHLSSTVVGMAIFALGVLLYDKPELFDEIRLNLIRDDFFHALVGLPLMTYQIGYHNILPMYVCLLVVVGPMMLLASVGPRVMLAVSVALYAATQVFGWNMPNFPDAGGWFFNPFAWQLIFAIGFFVGLRVLEKRTPVPYSRPLWWAALAYLVGACIFHRWNFYGTIPEIPFLPHNFQINEKPWVAAPRLAHILSLAYVVGHSPVMGWLRGLSTTNPLALLGRNALPVFWVGTALSMVGNVLMLARGLSVGEQLAYLAVGAAVQIGLAYGLDRLQAAEKARKARAAAPATLSMPAGFAPLPTP, via the coding sequence ATGTCTTCCAAGCCGACATCAAGCCGCGACAACGGCATCGACGTGCTGCGCGGCTTCGCGCTGCTGTCGATCTTCGTCAACCACATCCCGAACAACGTGCTGGAACCCTTCACGCACAAGAATTTCGGGCTGTCGGATTCGGCGGAGCTGTTCGTACTGCTCGCCGGCGTCGCGGCCGCCTTCGCCTATTTCCGCGGCTTCGCCGCCGGGCGGCCGTTGCTGGCCGTCGGCCGCACGCTGAAGCGGGCCGGCACGCTCTACGTCGCGCACCTGTCCTCGACGGTGGTCGGCATGGCGATCTTCGCCCTCGGTGTCCTCCTCTACGACAAGCCCGAACTGTTCGACGAGATCCGGCTGAACCTGATCCGCGACGACTTCTTCCACGCCCTGGTCGGTCTGCCGCTGATGACCTACCAGATCGGCTACCACAACATCCTGCCGATGTACGTCTGCCTGCTGGTGGTGGTCGGGCCGATGATGCTGCTCGCCTCGGTCGGGCCGCGGGTGATGCTGGCGGTCTCGGTCGCGCTCTACGCGGCCACCCAGGTGTTCGGCTGGAACATGCCGAACTTCCCCGACGCCGGCGGCTGGTTCTTCAACCCCTTCGCCTGGCAGCTGATCTTCGCGATCGGCTTCTTCGTCGGCCTGCGCGTCCTCGAGAAGCGCACGCCGGTGCCCTATTCCCGGCCGCTGTGGTGGGCGGCGCTCGCCTATCTCGTCGGCGCCTGCATCTTCCACCGCTGGAACTTCTACGGCACCATCCCCGAGATCCCGTTCCTGCCGCACAACTTCCAGATCAACGAGAAGCCCTGGGTCGCTGCGCCCCGGCTCGCGCACATCCTGTCGCTCGCCTACGTGGTCGGCCACAGCCCGGTGATGGGCTGGCTGCGCGGGCTTTCGACCACCAACCCGCTCGCCCTCCTAGGGCGCAACGCGCTGCCGGTGTTCTGGGTGGGCACCGCGCTGTCGATGGTCGGCAACGTGCTGATGCTCGCCCGCGGGCTCTCGGTCGGCGAACAGCTCGCCTATCTCGCCGTCGGTGCCGCGGTGCAGATCGGGCTCGCCTACGGCCTCGACCGCCTCCAGGCGGCCGAGAAGGCGCGCAAGGCCCGTGCAGCCGCGCCGGCAACGCTGTCGATGCCCGCCGGCTTCGCGCCGCTGCCGACGCCCTGA
- a CDS encoding YdcH family protein: MSIQSHIAELERRHAALERELEEAHQHPSVDAVRLKELKRRKLHLKDEIAKLSQTVH, translated from the coding sequence ATGTCGATTCAGTCGCACATTGCCGAGCTCGAGCGGCGCCATGCCGCTCTCGAACGAGAGCTGGAGGAAGCCCACCAGCACCCGAGCGTGGATGCCGTACGGCTCAAGGAGCTCAAGCGACGGAAACTGCATCTGAAGGACGAGATCGCCAAGCTGTCGCAGACGGTGCACTGA
- a CDS encoding YdcH family protein — MTEHEEQQVRIELARLRQEHRDLDAAIAAMVALGSGDTIQIQRLKKRKLVLKDRIQFLEDQIVPDIIA; from the coding sequence ATGACCGAGCACGAGGAGCAGCAGGTCCGGATCGAACTCGCACGCCTGAGGCAGGAGCATCGCGACCTCGACGCCGCGATCGCGGCCATGGTCGCGCTCGGCTCGGGCGACACGATCCAGATCCAGCGGCTGAAGAAGCGCAAGCTCGTGCTCAAGGACCGCATCCAGTTCCTCGAGGACCAGATCGTCCCCGACATCATCGCTTGA
- the purE gene encoding 5-(carboxyamino)imidazole ribonucleotide mutase has protein sequence MGSQSDWATMRHAAETLDRLGVGYDARIVSAHRTPDRLYDFAKGAKAAGYKVIVAGAGGAAHLPGMTAALTPLPVFGVPVESKALSGVDSLHSIVQMPGGIPVGTLAIGKPGAINAALIAAAVLALSDPDLADRLDAFRAAQTAAVAEVPVDEA, from the coding sequence ATGGGCAGCCAGTCCGACTGGGCGACCATGCGCCACGCCGCCGAGACGCTGGACCGGCTCGGCGTCGGCTACGACGCCCGCATCGTCTCGGCCCACCGCACCCCGGACCGGCTCTACGACTTCGCCAAGGGGGCGAAGGCCGCTGGCTACAAGGTGATCGTGGCCGGGGCCGGCGGCGCCGCCCACCTGCCGGGCATGACCGCGGCGCTGACGCCGCTGCCGGTATTCGGCGTGCCGGTCGAGAGCAAGGCGCTCTCCGGCGTCGACAGCCTGCATTCGATCGTGCAGATGCCCGGCGGCATCCCGGTCGGTACGCTTGCGATCGGCAAGCCCGGGGCGATCAACGCGGCGCTGATCGCCGCCGCCGTGCTCGCCCTGTCCGATCCCGACCTCGCCGACCGGCTCGACGCCTTCCGGGCGGCGCAGACGGCGGCGGTCGCCGAGGTGCCCGTCGATGAAGCCTGA
- a CDS encoding 5-(carboxyamino)imidazole ribonucleotide synthase, translating into MKPEALPPGSVIGMLGGGQLGRMMALAAARLGLRVHVYCPDPASPAFEVAAAHTVAAYDDAAALAAFAEAVDVVTYEFENVPAATAAVLAAHRPLFPDAHALATAQDRVAEKTFLRAAGVAVADFHAIDGVGDVDAAIATCGLPAILKTRRFGYDGKGQAKVATRDNLVAAVAALGGRDLVLERLVPFALELSAIVVRGAAGDVAVYDVGENRHENHILKETVVPARVAPETRAAADALGRRIAERLGYVGVLGVEMFLVRDEAGERLVVNELAPRVHNSGHWTEDGAVTSQFENHVRAVAGWPIGSTARTGDTVMENLIGDEAADWLAIVSDPDARLHLYGKTEARPGRKMGHVNRVRR; encoded by the coding sequence ATGAAGCCTGAGGCTCTTCCCCCCGGTTCCGTGATCGGCATGCTCGGTGGCGGCCAGCTCGGGCGGATGATGGCGCTCGCCGCCGCCCGGCTCGGCCTTCGCGTCCACGTCTACTGCCCCGATCCGGCGAGCCCGGCCTTCGAGGTGGCGGCCGCGCACACCGTCGCGGCCTACGACGACGCGGCCGCGCTGGCCGCCTTCGCCGAGGCGGTCGACGTCGTCACCTACGAGTTCGAGAACGTGCCGGCGGCGACGGCCGCCGTGCTGGCCGCGCACCGGCCGCTGTTCCCGGACGCCCACGCGCTCGCCACCGCCCAGGACCGCGTCGCCGAGAAGACCTTCCTGCGCGCGGCCGGCGTCGCCGTCGCCGACTTCCACGCGATCGACGGCGTCGGCGACGTCGACGCGGCGATCGCGACTTGCGGCCTGCCGGCGATCCTGAAGACCCGCCGCTTCGGCTACGACGGCAAGGGCCAGGCCAAGGTCGCGACGCGCGACAACCTCGTCGCCGCGGTCGCCGCCCTCGGCGGCCGCGACCTCGTGCTGGAGCGGCTGGTGCCCTTCGCGCTCGAGCTGTCGGCGATCGTGGTGCGCGGCGCGGCCGGCGACGTCGCCGTCTACGACGTCGGCGAGAATCGCCACGAGAACCACATCCTCAAGGAGACGGTGGTGCCCGCCCGTGTCGCGCCGGAGACGCGCGCCGCCGCCGACGCCCTCGGCCGGCGGATCGCGGAGCGGCTCGGCTACGTCGGCGTGCTCGGCGTCGAGATGTTCCTGGTGCGCGACGAGGCCGGCGAGCGGCTCGTCGTCAACGAACTGGCGCCGCGGGTGCACAATTCCGGCCACTGGACCGAGGACGGCGCGGTCACATCGCAGTTCGAGAACCACGTCCGTGCCGTCGCCGGCTGGCCGATCGGCTCGACCGCGCGCACCGGCGACACCGTGATGGAGAACCTGATCGGCGACGAGGCCGCCGACTGGCTCGCCATCGTCTCGGACCCGGACGCGCGGCTGCACCTCTACGGCAAGACCGAGGCGCGGCCCGGCCGCAAGATGGGCCACGTCAACCGCGTCCGGCGCTGA
- a CDS encoding class II glutamine amidotransferase, which yields MCRWLAYSGRPIFLETLVCRPCHSLVHQSHSANECIAATNGDGFGVGWYGSFAEPGVYRDILPAWSDDNLRSLCRQIASPLFFAHVRASTGTATSRANCHPFTSGRWLFMHNGQIGGWERLRRRVEAMLPDERYAERRGTTDSEAIFLMLDRDRLAEDPAAALADALGAIRGAMAEAGVAEPLRVAAALADGETLTAVRYASDDRPPTLYWRVADGDVTVVSEPLDDDHGGWQALPAQTALTVRAGTVAIQPFEVRAVASARAA from the coding sequence ATGTGCCGGTGGCTCGCCTATTCCGGGCGCCCGATCTTCCTCGAGACCCTGGTCTGCCGTCCCTGCCACTCGCTGGTGCACCAGAGCCACTCGGCCAACGAGTGCATCGCCGCCACCAACGGCGACGGCTTCGGCGTCGGCTGGTACGGCTCCTTCGCCGAGCCCGGCGTCTACCGCGACATCCTGCCGGCCTGGAGCGACGACAACCTCCGGAGCCTCTGCCGCCAGATCGCCTCGCCGCTGTTCTTCGCTCACGTCCGCGCCTCGACCGGGACCGCCACCAGCCGGGCCAACTGCCACCCCTTCACGAGCGGCCGCTGGCTGTTCATGCACAACGGCCAGATCGGCGGCTGGGAGCGGCTGCGCCGGCGCGTCGAGGCGATGCTGCCCGACGAGCGCTACGCCGAACGCCGCGGCACCACCGACAGCGAGGCGATCTTCCTGATGCTCGACCGCGACCGCCTCGCCGAGGACCCGGCCGCGGCGCTCGCCGACGCCCTCGGTGCGATCCGGGGCGCGATGGCGGAGGCCGGCGTCGCGGAACCGCTGCGCGTCGCCGCCGCCCTCGCCGACGGCGAGACGCTGACCGCGGTGCGCTACGCCTCCGACGACCGGCCGCCGACGCTCTACTGGCGCGTCGCCGACGGCGACGTCACCGTGGTCTCCGAACCGCTCGACGACGATCACGGCGGCTGGCAGGCGCTGCCGGCGCAGACCGCGCTGACGGTGCGCGCCGGCACCGTCGCGATCCAGCCCTTCGAGGTCCGTGCCGTCGCCTCGGCCCGCGCGGCGTGA
- the rpsU gene encoding 30S ribosomal protein S21, protein MQVLVRDNNVDQALKALKKKLQREGVFREMKLRGHYEKPSEKKAREKAEAVRRARKLARKRAQREGLVAARPARAR, encoded by the coding sequence GTGCAGGTACTCGTCCGCGACAACAACGTCGACCAGGCTCTCAAGGCGCTGAAGAAGAAGCTGCAGCGCGAGGGCGTCTTCCGCGAAATGAAGCTCCGCGGCCACTACGAGAAGCCCTCCGAGAAGAAGGCGCGCGAGAAGGCCGAGGCGGTCCGGCGCGCCCGCAAGCTGGCGCGCAAGCGCGCCCAGCGCGAGGGCCTCGTGGCCGCGCGGCCGGCACGGGCGCGCTGA
- a CDS encoding tetratricopeptide repeat protein has translation MTPTARRPVRSGAAAALLAALALAGCGSTDDGPRIALAPIDANVGSEANIGSLTAAIQQNPQNAANYNVRGSAFGKSGRLQDALADFTTAIRLDPRFHQAYTNRALIYRQLGQPQQALADYNQAIQINPSYAAAYLGRGTIYRQSGQYDFAMADLNQAIQLNTSEARAYYNRALIYQVRNDHARASSDLDAAIALDPTSSEPYNARGLSELALGDNKAALTDFAAAVNRNKKSAVFWTNLGIAQVRTGDVATGRNSINRALVLDPKYKPARDALATERGAS, from the coding sequence ATGACGCCGACCGCCCGCCGACCCGTCCGTTCCGGAGCGGCCGCCGCCCTCCTCGCCGCGCTGGCGCTCGCCGGCTGCGGATCGACGGACGACGGTCCCCGGATCGCGCTGGCGCCGATCGACGCCAACGTCGGCTCGGAGGCGAACATCGGCTCGCTGACCGCGGCGATCCAGCAGAACCCGCAGAACGCCGCCAACTACAACGTCCGCGGCAGCGCCTTCGGCAAGTCCGGCCGCCTGCAGGACGCGCTCGCCGACTTCACCACCGCGATCCGGCTCGATCCGCGCTTCCATCAGGCCTACACCAACCGCGCGCTGATCTACCGCCAGCTCGGCCAGCCGCAGCAGGCGCTCGCCGACTACAATCAGGCGATCCAGATCAACCCGTCCTACGCCGCCGCCTATCTCGGCCGCGGCACGATCTACCGGCAGTCCGGCCAGTACGACTTCGCCATGGCCGATCTGAACCAGGCGATCCAGCTCAACACCTCGGAGGCGCGCGCCTACTACAACCGCGCCCTGATCTACCAGGTCCGCAACGACCACGCCCGCGCCTCGAGCGACCTCGACGCCGCCATCGCGCTCGATCCCACCTCGTCCGAGCCCTACAACGCCCGCGGCCTCAGCGAACTCGCGCTCGGCGACAACAAGGCCGCCCTGACCGACTTCGCCGCCGCGGTGAACCGCAACAAGAAGTCGGCGGTGTTCTGGACCAATCTCGGCATCGCCCAAGTCCGCACGGGCGACGTCGCCACCGGCCGCAACTCGATCAACCGCGCGCTGGTGCTCGACCCGAAGTACAAGCCGGCCCGCGACGCGCTGGCGACCGAGCGCGGCGCGTCCTGA
- a CDS encoding alkaline phosphatase PhoX — protein MKRLLLASTALLVAVAAQAADGVHFTHVEKANPREAGKTAADVLSPEIAEVPVATGAMMLENPSDRIAYYGYGSDGPLSPVPGDVQSKVHNVEATKTEPDKNTYLVLDGQKGADETYDYGTHFLFQGHENGPGGGVFGALTRVNLDADEAHRVTLMASEQDNGKPVPTIDGSTFDPFAKVLLLTCEDDDKGGVYAATLDFPSKVTDLSGVMGRAGYEGVQVASDGSVWLVEDVGGKAGETAKNAKQPNSFVYRFVPTDKADLGAGGKLQVLQVVGSDGEAIVFHKDTRDADIMSAGMKALHSYGAALKARWVTIHDTAKDAFAEFDANAAAKAAGGTPFKRPENAQFRPDTGFAEYYFTETGDTNAKTEAGAEFGGFGAVFKLVQASPSADEGTISPVIVGDVEHTGFDNMAFASKDALLVTEDAGDKLHKQRDALDSGWVVDVTADYSKPDVKPVRFLAQGRDAAALLDTEINGGEGFQNDGDNEITGIHVSDGDATVAGLIGTKVPTPFKDGWRVFYTHQHGGNVTYEIVPADPS, from the coding sequence ATGAAACGCCTGCTGCTCGCCTCCACTGCCCTCCTCGTCGCCGTCGCCGCGCAGGCCGCGGACGGCGTTCATTTCACCCACGTCGAGAAGGCGAACCCGCGCGAGGCCGGCAAGACCGCCGCCGACGTGCTCTCGCCCGAGATCGCTGAGGTCCCCGTCGCCACCGGCGCGATGATGCTGGAGAACCCGTCGGACCGGATCGCCTATTACGGCTACGGCTCCGACGGCCCGCTGTCGCCGGTGCCGGGCGACGTGCAGTCGAAGGTTCACAACGTCGAGGCCACCAAGACCGAGCCGGACAAGAACACCTACCTGGTGCTCGACGGCCAGAAGGGCGCCGACGAGACCTACGACTACGGCACCCACTTCCTGTTCCAGGGCCACGAGAACGGTCCGGGCGGCGGCGTGTTCGGTGCGCTGACCCGCGTCAACCTCGACGCCGACGAGGCGCACCGCGTCACGCTGATGGCCTCCGAGCAGGACAACGGCAAGCCGGTGCCGACCATCGACGGCTCGACCTTCGATCCCTTCGCCAAGGTGCTGCTGCTGACCTGCGAGGACGACGACAAGGGCGGCGTCTACGCCGCGACGCTCGACTTCCCGTCCAAGGTGACCGATCTCTCGGGCGTCATGGGCCGCGCCGGCTACGAGGGCGTCCAGGTCGCCTCCGACGGTTCGGTCTGGCTGGTCGAGGACGTCGGCGGCAAGGCCGGCGAGACCGCCAAGAACGCCAAGCAGCCGAACTCCTTCGTCTACCGCTTCGTGCCCACCGACAAGGCCGACCTCGGCGCCGGTGGCAAGCTGCAGGTGCTCCAGGTCGTCGGCAGCGACGGCGAGGCGATCGTGTTCCACAAGGACACCCGCGACGCCGACATCATGTCGGCCGGCATGAAGGCGCTGCACAGCTACGGCGCCGCGCTGAAGGCCCGCTGGGTCACCATCCACGACACCGCCAAGGACGCCTTCGCGGAGTTCGACGCCAACGCCGCCGCCAAGGCCGCCGGCGGCACGCCGTTCAAGCGCCCGGAGAACGCGCAGTTCCGTCCGGACACCGGCTTCGCCGAGTACTACTTCACCGAAACCGGCGACACCAACGCCAAGACCGAGGCCGGCGCCGAGTTCGGCGGCTTCGGCGCGGTGTTCAAGCTGGTCCAGGCCTCGCCGTCGGCCGACGAGGGCACGATCTCCCCGGTGATCGTCGGCGACGTCGAGCACACCGGCTTCGACAACATGGCCTTCGCCTCCAAGGACGCGCTGCTCGTCACCGAGGACGCCGGCGACAAGCTGCACAAGCAGCGCGACGCCCTCGACAGTGGCTGGGTCGTCGACGTCACCGCCGACTACTCCAAGCCCGACGTGAAGCCCGTGCGCTTCCTGGCCCAGGGCCGCGACGCCGCCGCCCTCCTCGACACCGAGATCAACGGCGGCGAGGGCTTCCAGAACGACGGCGACAACGAGATCACCGGCATCCACGTCTCGGACGGCGACGCCACCGTCGCCGGCCTGATCGGCACCAAGGTGCCGACGCCGTTCAAGGACGGCTGGCGCGTGTTCTACACCCACCAGCACGGCGGCAACGTCACCTACGAGATCGTCCCGGCCGATCCGTCCTGA
- a CDS encoding methyl-accepting chemotaxis protein, with product MGANASIRTKLIVVFATMLMASIVTGFAIWWANGVAAQNVTWTVHTYKVMTAADRILQSMVDQESGLRGYLVTANEGNLEPLKNGERALKAALDDATDLTSDNAQQQDRLRRLGQAIDDWQTGVSHRAIDLMKSAATQEQARDIERAGLGKTSFDTIRSVLAEFKGAEESLLATRAAEMESSQAIIRYSVLASVAATIAIGLFAGYFLNRMIALPIRDGIGVMQKLQAGEYAVEIAGTARGDEIGAMGKALLNFRDSLRAAEEARRAQETAKAAEEALVRRRAELAERFVGRMEKLADGFAKSSTEVADAARNLSATAEETSRQAQAVAGAAEEASTNVQTVAAGAEELSASIREISKQVSQSAEVASAAAREAEASTQNVQALAHSAQQIGEVVELISNIAAQTNLLALNATIEAARAGEAGRGFAVVAAEVKELANQTAKATEEIGRKIGEIQTATGTTVDSISRIVRTIGSIQQSASAIAGAVEEQGAATEEIASNTQRAATGTTDVTGNIAGVGTAAEMTGTASTQLMGLSGKLSDQSRVLQQEVADFVEGLRAA from the coding sequence ATGGGCGCAAATGCCAGCATCCGAACCAAGTTGATCGTCGTCTTCGCGACGATGCTGATGGCCAGTATCGTGACGGGCTTCGCGATCTGGTGGGCCAACGGCGTCGCGGCGCAGAACGTGACCTGGACCGTCCACACCTACAAGGTCATGACAGCGGCCGATCGGATCCTGCAGTCCATGGTCGACCAGGAGAGCGGTCTTCGAGGATACTTGGTGACGGCCAACGAGGGCAATCTCGAACCGCTGAAGAACGGCGAGCGCGCGCTGAAGGCCGCGCTCGACGATGCGACCGACCTGACCAGCGACAACGCCCAGCAGCAGGACCGCCTGCGCCGGCTCGGGCAGGCGATCGACGACTGGCAGACCGGCGTGTCGCACCGGGCGATCGATCTGATGAAGAGCGCCGCCACCCAGGAGCAGGCGCGCGATATCGAGCGTGCCGGGCTCGGCAAGACGTCGTTCGACACGATCCGATCCGTGCTCGCCGAGTTCAAGGGCGCCGAGGAGTCTCTCCTCGCGACCCGCGCTGCCGAGATGGAATCCTCGCAGGCGATCATCCGCTACAGCGTCCTCGCGTCCGTGGCCGCCACGATCGCCATCGGCCTCTTCGCCGGCTACTTCCTCAACCGCATGATCGCCCTGCCGATTCGTGACGGCATCGGCGTGATGCAGAAGCTCCAGGCCGGCGAGTATGCCGTCGAGATCGCCGGTACCGCGCGCGGCGACGAGATCGGCGCGATGGGCAAGGCCCTCCTGAACTTCCGCGATTCGCTCCGCGCCGCCGAGGAGGCCCGCCGGGCCCAGGAGACCGCCAAGGCCGCCGAGGAGGCGCTGGTGCGCCGCCGGGCCGAACTCGCCGAGCGGTTCGTCGGCCGCATGGAGAAGCTCGCCGACGGCTTCGCCAAGTCCTCCACCGAGGTCGCCGACGCCGCCCGCAACCTCTCGGCCACCGCCGAGGAGACGTCCCGGCAGGCCCAGGCCGTCGCCGGCGCCGCCGAGGAGGCCTCCACCAACGTCCAGACCGTCGCGGCCGGCGCCGAGGAACTGTCGGCCTCGATCCGCGAGATCTCCAAGCAGGTCAGCCAGTCCGCCGAGGTGGCGAGCGCGGCGGCCCGCGAGGCCGAGGCCAGCACCCAGAACGTCCAGGCCCTCGCCCACTCGGCGCAGCAGATCGGCGAGGTGGTCGAGCTGATCTCGAACATCGCCGCCCAGACCAACCTCCTGGCGCTCAACGCCACCATCGAGGCGGCGCGGGCCGGCGAGGCCGGCCGCGGCTTCGCGGTCGTCGCAGCGGAAGTGAAGGAACTCGCCAACCAGACCGCCAAGGCGACCGAGGAGATCGGCCGCAAGATCGGCGAGATCCAGACGGCGACCGGCACGACGGTGGACTCGATCTCGCGGATCGTGCGCACGATCGGCTCGATCCAGCAGTCGGCGTCGGCAATCGCCGGCGCGGTCGAGGAGCAGGGCGCGGCGACCGAGGAAATCGCGTCGAACACCCAGCGCGCGGCGACCGGCACCACCGACGTCACCGGCAACATCGCCGGCGTCGGCACCGCCGCCGAGATGACCGGCACCGCCTCGACCCAGCTGATGGGCCTCTCCGGCAAGCTGTCCGACCAGTCGCGCGTCCTGCAGCAGGAGGTCGCCGACTTCGTCGAGGGCCTCAGGGCCGCGTGA
- a CDS encoding NAD(P)(+) transhydrogenase (Re/Si-specific) subunit beta, protein MSANLSALLYLVSGVLFILALRGLSSPVTSRRGNYLGMAGMAIAILTTLFSITPSFGAYALIVLGLAIGGGVGAVIARKIAMTAMPQLVAAFHSLVGLAAVLVAAGALYAPTAFGIGAPGEIHGQALVEMSLGVAIGAITFTGSIIAFMKLDGRMSGKPILLPGRHFINGGLALLLVVLIVVLVRTESHLVFWLIVIASLVLGGLIIVPIGGADMPVVVSMLNSYSGWAAAGIGFTLGNTALIVTGALVGSSGAILSYIMCKGMNRSFVSVILGGFGGEVAGAAGGAVEQRPVKQGSAEDAAFIMKNASKVIIVPGYGMAVAQAQHALREMADKLKHAGVEVKYAIHPVAGRMPGHMNVLLAEANVPYDEVFELEDINSEFAQADVAFVIGANDVTNPAAKTDKTSPIYGMPILDVEKAGTVLFVKRGMGSGYAGVENELFFKDNTMMLFADAKKMVESIVKSME, encoded by the coding sequence ATGTCAGCCAACCTGTCGGCCCTCCTCTACCTGGTCTCGGGCGTCCTGTTCATCCTGGCGCTGCGCGGCCTCTCCAGCCCGGTGACGTCGCGCCGCGGCAACTATCTCGGCATGGCCGGTATGGCGATCGCCATCCTGACCACGCTGTTCTCGATCACGCCGTCCTTCGGGGCCTACGCGCTTATCGTGCTCGGACTCGCCATCGGCGGCGGCGTCGGCGCGGTGATCGCCCGCAAGATCGCCATGACGGCGATGCCGCAGCTGGTCGCCGCCTTCCACAGCCTCGTCGGCCTCGCCGCGGTGCTGGTGGCCGCCGGCGCGCTCTACGCCCCGACCGCCTTCGGCATCGGCGCGCCGGGCGAGATCCACGGCCAGGCCCTGGTCGAGATGAGCCTCGGCGTCGCCATCGGCGCGATCACCTTCACCGGCTCGATCATCGCCTTCATGAAGCTCGACGGCCGCATGAGCGGCAAGCCGATCCTGCTGCCGGGGCGTCACTTCATCAACGGCGGCCTCGCGCTGCTGCTCGTGGTGCTGATCGTCGTGCTGGTGCGCACCGAGAGCCATCTGGTGTTCTGGCTGATCGTGATCGCCTCGCTGGTGCTCGGCGGCCTGATCATCGTCCCGATCGGCGGCGCCGACATGCCGGTGGTCGTGTCGATGCTGAACAGCTACTCCGGCTGGGCGGCGGCGGGCATCGGCTTCACGCTCGGCAACACCGCGCTGATCGTCACCGGCGCGCTGGTCGGCTCGTCGGGCGCGATCCTCAGCTACATCATGTGCAAGGGCATGAACCGCAGCTTCGTCTCGGTCATCCTCGGCGGCTTCGGCGGCGAGGTGGCGGGCGCGGCCGGCGGGGCGGTCGAGCAGCGGCCGGTCAAGCAGGGCTCGGCCGAGGACGCGGCCTTCATCATGAAGAACGCCTCCAAGGTCATCATCGTGCCGGGCTACGGCATGGCGGTGGCCCAGGCCCAGCACGCGCTCCGCGAGATGGCCGACAAGCTCAAGCACGCCGGCGTCGAGGTCAAATACGCCATCCACCCGGTGGCGGGCCGCATGCCGGGCCACATGAACGTGCTGCTGGCCGAGGCCAACGTGCCCTACGACGAGGTCTTCGAGCTCGAGGACATCAACTCCGAGTTCGCCCAGGCCGACGTCGCCTTCGTCATCGGCGCCAACGACGTCACCAACCCGGCCGCCAAGACGGACAAGACCTCGCCGATCTACGGCATGCCGATCCTCGACGTCGAGAAGGCCGGCACGGTGCTGTTCGTCAAGCGCGGCATGGGTTCGGGCTACGCCGGCGTCGAGAACGAGCTGTTCTTCAAGGACAACACCATGATGCTCTTCGCCGACGCCAAGAAGATGGTCGAGAGCATCGTCAAGTCGATGGAATGA
- a CDS encoding NAD(P) transhydrogenase subunit alpha: MADKTQADLAIEQARQAADAALNAATQAREAVNAASGALHQGHLDTVADGAGAAAHALSGGVIDPFVFRLSIFVMAIFVGYYVVWSVTPALHTPLMAVTNAISSVIIVGALLAVGVELLAPGTGVARGFGFLAVVLASVNIFGGFLVTSRMLAMYKKKS, translated from the coding sequence ATGGCTGACAAGACTCAGGCCGACCTCGCCATCGAGCAGGCCCGGCAGGCGGCCGACGCCGCCCTCAACGCCGCCACCCAGGCCCGCGAGGCGGTCAACGCCGCCTCCGGCGCCCTGCATCAGGGCCACCTCGACACCGTCGCCGACGGTGCCGGCGCCGCCGCCCACGCGCTCTCGGGCGGCGTGATCGACCCCTTCGTGTTCCGCCTCTCGATCTTCGTGATGGCGATCTTCGTCGGCTACTACGTGGTGTGGTCGGTGACCCCGGCCCTGCACACCCCGCTGATGGCCGTGACCAACGCGATCTCCTCGGTGATCATCGTCGGCGCGCTGCTCGCGGTCGGCGTCGAACTGCTCGCGCCGGGCACGGGCGTCGCCCGCGGCTTCGGCTTCCTCGCCGTCGTGCTGGCCTCGGTCAACATCTTCGGCGGTTTCCTCGTCACGAGCCGCATGCTCGCGATGTACAAGAAGAAGTCGTGA